A window of Pseudomonas guangdongensis contains these coding sequences:
- a CDS encoding bifunctional protein tyrosine phosphatase family protein/NAD(P)/FAD-dependent oxidoreductase, whose product MQPIKRLTPFIAVAAQLEPADMGTLAASGFRTVINNRPDHEGEGQPSSAAMQAAAEASGLDYHHLPVVSGQITDTDVEAFRTLLDQIKGPALAFCRSGTRSTTLWALAEAHHLDPDALLATARDAGYDLAALRPRLEQRWQTLPNAPQPAASFAHTPRYDVLVIGGGAAGCAVSASLLKRDPGLRIAIVEPRDQHYYQPGWTLVGAGVFDRARTERAMARCIPAKAQWIRAAAAAFEPEQQQVVLEDGSRLGYRALIVCPGLTLDWDAIEGARETLGKHGVTSNYVFELAPYTWQQVQALRSGRALFTQPPMPIKCAGAPQKAMYLSCDHWLKQGVLPNIEVDFCSAGAVLFGVADFVPPLMQYVERYGAHLNFNETLIKVDGEAHKAWFKVTGADGTTGTVEREFDFLHMVPPQRAPEFVRHSPLANADGWVEADHETLRHPRYGNIFSLGDVCAAPNAKTAAAVRKQAPVVAENVLSVLAGRGLRAIYDGYGSCPLTVERGKVILAEFGYGGKLLPTFPLDPRVPRKLAWDLKTKWMPGIYFDLMLKGHEWLAEPRHLDFEPRPVESTPACDFTQEKK is encoded by the coding sequence ATGCAACCGATCAAGCGCCTCACCCCGTTCATCGCCGTCGCCGCCCAGCTGGAGCCGGCCGACATGGGCACCCTGGCCGCCAGCGGCTTTCGCACGGTGATCAACAACCGTCCCGACCACGAAGGCGAGGGCCAGCCGTCCAGCGCCGCCATGCAGGCCGCCGCCGAGGCCTCGGGGCTGGACTACCACCACCTGCCGGTGGTCTCGGGGCAGATCACCGATACCGACGTCGAGGCGTTCCGCACCCTGCTCGACCAGATCAAGGGACCGGCACTGGCCTTCTGCCGCAGCGGCACCCGCTCGACCACCCTATGGGCGCTGGCCGAGGCCCACCACCTCGACCCCGACGCCCTGCTGGCCACCGCCAGGGACGCCGGCTACGACCTCGCCGCGCTGCGCCCGCGCCTGGAGCAACGCTGGCAGACCCTGCCCAACGCTCCGCAGCCGGCCGCCAGCTTCGCCCATACCCCGCGCTACGACGTGCTGGTGATCGGCGGCGGCGCCGCCGGCTGCGCGGTCAGCGCCAGCCTGCTCAAGCGCGATCCGGGGCTGCGCATCGCCATCGTCGAGCCGCGTGACCAGCACTACTACCAGCCGGGCTGGACCCTGGTCGGCGCCGGGGTGTTCGACCGCGCGCGTACCGAGCGCGCCATGGCCCGCTGCATCCCCGCCAAGGCGCAGTGGATCCGCGCCGCCGCCGCGGCCTTCGAGCCGGAGCAGCAGCAGGTGGTGCTGGAAGACGGCAGCCGCCTCGGCTACCGCGCGCTGATCGTCTGCCCGGGGCTGACCCTCGACTGGGACGCCATCGAGGGCGCGCGGGAAACCCTCGGCAAGCATGGCGTGACCAGCAATTACGTGTTCGAGCTGGCGCCCTACACCTGGCAGCAGGTGCAGGCGCTGCGCAGCGGCCGGGCGCTGTTCACCCAGCCGCCGATGCCGATCAAGTGCGCCGGCGCGCCGCAGAAGGCGATGTACCTGTCCTGCGACCACTGGCTGAAACAGGGCGTGCTGCCCAACATCGAGGTGGACTTCTGCTCGGCCGGCGCCGTGCTGTTCGGCGTCGCCGACTTCGTCCCGCCGCTGATGCAGTACGTCGAGCGCTACGGCGCCCACCTCAACTTCAACGAGACGCTGATCAAGGTCGACGGCGAGGCGCACAAGGCCTGGTTCAAGGTCACCGGGGCCGACGGTACGACCGGCACGGTGGAGCGCGAATTCGACTTCCTGCACATGGTGCCGCCGCAGCGCGCCCCGGAGTTCGTCCGCCACAGCCCGCTGGCCAACGCCGACGGCTGGGTCGAGGCCGATCACGAGACCCTGCGCCATCCGCGCTACGGCAACATCTTCAGCCTCGGCGACGTCTGCGCCGCGCCCAACGCCAAGACCGCCGCGGCGGTGCGCAAGCAGGCGCCAGTGGTGGCCGAGAACGTCCTCAGCGTACTCGCCGGCCGCGGCCTGCGGGCGATCTACGACGGCTACGGCTCCTGTCCGCTGACCGTCGAGCGCGGCAAGGTGATCCTCGCCGAGTTCGGCTACGGCGGAAAGCTGCTGCCCACCTTCCCCCTCGATCCGCGGGTGCCGCGCAAGCTGGCCTGGGACCTGAAGACCAAGTGGATGCCCGGCATCTACTTCGACCTGATGCTCAAGGGCCACGAGTGGCTGGCCGAACCCAGGCATCTGGACTTCGAACCGCGCCCGGTGGAATCGACACCGGCCTGCGACTTCACCCAGGAGAAGAAGTGA